One Tolypothrix bouteillei VB521301 DNA window includes the following coding sequences:
- a CDS encoding phosphonate ABC transporter ATP-binding protein — MTRGTLMFELKNVTKQFGNFQSLTNINLKIYSGERLALVGASGAGKSTLISLLNGTLQPTRGEVWVLGRNLVNLSPKSLRQVQRQIGTIYQQFHLVDNLQVIHNINAGHLGRWSFLKAAISLIYPLEVQTAYQALAQVGIPEKLYERTSRLSGGQQQRVAIARVLVQDPAAILADEPISSLDPERGREVMDLLCQLSKESGKTLVTSLHAIEYARSYFQRIVGLRKGEILFDLPAREVSTGVIEELYRIESH, encoded by the coding sequence ATGACCCGAGGTACACTCATGTTTGAACTGAAAAACGTGACAAAACAATTTGGAAATTTCCAGTCTCTCACAAATATCAACTTGAAAATTTACTCGGGCGAACGGCTTGCTCTTGTTGGTGCAAGCGGTGCTGGCAAAAGCACTTTAATCAGCTTGCTTAATGGTACACTGCAACCAACTCGGGGAGAAGTGTGGGTACTGGGTCGTAACTTAGTGAATTTGAGTCCCAAATCTCTTCGACAAGTGCAAAGGCAAATTGGTACTATTTACCAACAATTTCATTTAGTCGATAACTTACAAGTTATTCATAATATCAACGCGGGACATTTAGGACGTTGGTCATTCTTAAAAGCAGCGATTTCCCTAATTTACCCGTTGGAGGTACAAACAGCTTATCAAGCGCTAGCACAAGTGGGAATTCCTGAAAAGCTTTACGAACGTACAAGCCGATTGTCTGGCGGACAGCAACAACGGGTGGCTATAGCTCGCGTATTGGTGCAAGATCCTGCTGCTATCCTTGCGGATGAACCTATATCCAGTCTCGATCCAGAACGCGGTCGTGAAGTGATGGATTTGTTGTGTCAGTTGAGTAAAGAGTCAGGGAAAACTTTGGTAACTAGTTTGCATGCTATTGAATATGCTCGCAGTTATTTTCAACGCATCGTAGGTTTGCGAAAGGGGGAAATTTTGTTCGATCTTCCTGCTCGGGAGGTTTCTACAGGAGTTATTGAGGAATTATATAGGATTGAATCGCACTAG
- a CDS encoding putative selenate ABC transporter substrate-binding protein — MLQKLFVSGLFLILVSLTACSSNTTETSQTTTAKETKSLVTGAIPDQDPEKLQRQYTKLASYLQKELGVTVEYKPVTDYTAAVTAFKVGDLDLVWFGGLTGVQARLQVPGAEAIAQRDVDEKFHSVFIANKKIGLKPFKDISDLKQLKGRTFTFGSESSTSGRLMPQYFLEQAGVKLTDFKGEAGFSGDHDKTLKLVEAGSFQTGVLNEKIWQKRLEAKEIDLSKVEVIWRTPEYYDYHWVINPQVKKRYGEDFVKKVQTALFKLDPKIPEQKEILDLLQAEKFIPTKNENYAQIEQIGRKIGKIK, encoded by the coding sequence ATGCTACAGAAACTTTTTGTATCGGGGTTGTTTCTCATCTTAGTATCATTAACAGCTTGTTCTTCCAACACAACCGAAACTTCACAGACAACAACTGCGAAAGAAACAAAATCCCTAGTCACCGGAGCAATTCCCGATCAAGATCCAGAGAAACTTCAAAGGCAGTATACCAAATTAGCTTCTTATTTACAAAAAGAGCTTGGAGTTACCGTAGAATACAAGCCAGTCACTGATTATACAGCAGCCGTGACAGCATTTAAAGTTGGTGATTTAGACTTAGTGTGGTTTGGAGGATTAACTGGCGTTCAAGCAAGGCTGCAAGTTCCCGGTGCGGAAGCTATTGCTCAACGTGATGTAGATGAAAAATTCCATAGCGTATTTATTGCTAATAAAAAAATTGGGCTCAAACCCTTTAAAGATATCTCAGACCTCAAACAACTTAAAGGACGTACCTTTACTTTCGGTAGTGAATCATCCACATCAGGTCGTTTAATGCCACAATACTTTCTAGAACAAGCTGGTGTAAAACTCACAGACTTCAAAGGTGAAGCAGGTTTTTCTGGTGACCACGACAAAACACTTAAACTTGTCGAAGCAGGAAGTTTTCAGACAGGTGTATTGAACGAAAAAATTTGGCAAAAGCGTCTTGAAGCTAAAGAAATAGACTTAAGCAAAGTAGAAGTTATCTGGCGCACTCCAGAATATTACGATTATCACTGGGTGATTAACCCTCAAGTTAAAAAGCGCTATGGCGAAGATTTTGTCAAAAAAGTTCAAACCGCATTGTTTAAATTAGATCCCAAGATACCAGAGCAAAAAGAAATTCTCGATCTTTTACAAGCAGAAAAATTTATTCCTACAAAGAATGAAAATTATGCACAAATTGAACAAATTGGTCGCAAAATTGGCAAAATAAAATAA